A genomic stretch from Arachis stenosperma cultivar V10309 chromosome 3, arast.V10309.gnm1.PFL2, whole genome shotgun sequence includes:
- the LOC130968017 gene encoding myb family transcription factor PHL8-like, producing MENVQSSMHLVLSTDAKPRLKWTPELHQRFIEAINQLGGSEKATPKSLMRVMGIPGLTLYHLKSHLQKYRLGKSQPQLEICSGNNKHEDCREMKNSEGPCSSREESIGTQNEMTESMQIAESLQMQMEVQKKLYEQIEVQRHLQLKIEAQGKYLQSVLHKAQETLAGMINNGSPGSPPISELTETRGGFSWSCGQRKQNRGTMCSLEIESSLTSSESSMDQRPNSTNTTNTASLELLPLFKESKEQEDESIIGRKRSSSCCVDQPSKMSRSELVSDIIDLNSEQIDLNCSSSFWEQ from the exons ATGGAAAATGTGCAAAGTAGCATGCACTTGGTTCTCTCAACTGATGCAAAGCCAAGGCTCAAATGGACTCCTGAACTTCACCAAAGATTCATTGAGGCAATTAATCAGCTTGGAGGTTCAGAAA AAGCAACACCAAAGAGTCTTATGAGGGTGATGGGGATTCCTGGACTCACTTTATACCATCTCAAGAGCCATTTACAG AAATATAGACTTGGGAAAAGCCAACCACAACTTGAAATCTGTTCTGGCAACAACAAACATGAAG ATTGCAGAGAAATGAAGAACAGTGAAGGTCCTTGTAGCAGCAGGGAAGAAAGTATTGGGACACAGAATGAGATGACTGA AAGCATGCAAATTGCTGAGTCTCTCCAAATGCAAATGGAAGTGCAGAAGAAACTTTATGAGCAAATTGAG GTGCAGAGACATTTGCAGCTTAAGATTGAAGCACAAGGGAAGTACTTGCAATCAGTACTACACAAGGCACAAGAAACACTTGCAGGAATGATCAACAATGGCAGCCCGGGATCTCCTCCGATTTCGGAACTGACAGAAACAAGAGGAGGGTTCAGTTGGAGCTGTGGGCAGAGGAAACAGAACAGAGGAACCATGTGTTCACTTGAAATTGAAAGTTCTTTGACATCTTCTGAAAGCTCAATGGATCAAAGGCCTAATAGTACTAACACTACTAATACTGCTTCACTTGAATTGTTGCCACTCTTTAAAGAATCTAAGGAACAGGAAGATGAATCTATTATTGGGAGAAAGAGGAGTTCAAGCTGCTGTGTTGATCAGCCATCAAAGATGAGCAGATCTGAATTAGTGTCAGATATCATTGACTTGAATTCAGAACAAATAGATTTAAATTGCAGTTCAAGCTTCTGGGAACAATGA